Proteins from one Salmo salar chromosome ssa07, Ssal_v3.1, whole genome shotgun sequence genomic window:
- the LOC106608496 gene encoding mucin-2 isoform X2, whose amino-acid sequence MEHNFQRIHKMSVYQVTSTALFLMVVVITMNPTSATSTTITDASTKTDEPTTTVTDASTTTGEPTTTVTDASTTTGEPTTTVTDASTTTGEPTTTITESSTTTGEPTTTITESSKTTGEPNTTFIDASTTTGEPLQPSLIHHQQLVNQLKPPLNQQNQLVNQLKPPLNQQKQLVNQLKPPLNQQKQLLNQLKPPLNQQKQLLNQLKPPLHQQKQLVNQLKPPLNQQKQLLNQLKPPLHQQKQLENHLKPPLSQRQQLVNPLKSFLGHQQQLMNPLPPSLVHPEQLMKTLQPTMMHRQKLVNPIQPSMIQQKQLVNPLQPLLIHQQLVNPIQQLPVKLLQPSLVLSITTDAAATVIDSSTITGELTPTIVDASIVTSEPTATITDSSTTTGEPNTSITESSKETRQRTITLSGSSTTTGEHTTRVPAASTTTGEPTTIDIDASTTTSENTTMVSAESKTTGEPTTTMTGVSTITVTVSPTTNITGRLTSTVTAAPTTTVIGASITTGELTSTVIGVLTTTGEPTTTVTRGSTTTSGPTTTITDSSTTAGELTTSITESTKTTGEPTMTVTGVLTTTGERTTIFTGVSSTSGASTTTGTAAPTTTVTSASNATTTTIATPVITTAIITATTTATTAVAIIRLPVVFRSRGETFTSDLSNPSSQAFQTRALLIKTQVEPFYQSAFTSFNSLTVTEFSSGSIINTVNVAFSSPSVPNITEIGTVLINAAQNITAFNIDPSSVTVNSTAAATKILTSAITTSGLSTRTGEPTTTVTSVSTMSGASTTAVTAEPTTTVNDAPTTTGEPNTTITDTSTTTTGEPTETVTGSLKLTGEFTTTVTGVSTTTDKPTTTITGVSIKFTAAPTTNVTGASTTTGELTSAVVGVSTTSYESTTTVTAAPTITVTGVLTTTGEPNINATGAPKTTDEPTTTITRVSTTSGEPPTSITGVSTTTFTTVPITNVTGALTTTGELTSTVIGVSSTSYASTITVTAAPTTTVSTTTGEPTTTVSTTTVEPTATVTGALTTTGEPRTTITGVSATTGEPTATITGVLTTTVTAVPITNITGALTTTGELTSTVTGVLTRTGEPRTTVTVVSTTSDASTTTFTAAPTTTVMGVLTTTGEPTTTVDGVSTTTDEPITTISGVLITKFTAAPITNVTGASTTGELTSTVIGVSTTSEASTTTVTAALTTTVTGVSTTTGEPTANITGVLTTTVTAVPITTVTGLSTTTGEPTTTITGVSTTTGEPTATLTGASTTNTTAAPITTLTDASTTMVTAVSILTVTGALTTTVRAAATTAVTGVSTPSDAPTATVTAAPTTTVMGVLTTTGEPTTTLTGSSTTTSEPTTAVTGPLTTSGEPTTTITGVSTTMVTAVPITTVTGALTRAITVAPNTTITVVPSTTDEPNSTVTGGLTTTGEPTTTVTGASTTTVTAVPITSIGGALTTGELPSTVTAALATSTVPPTTSVTTPVAGTTTTTTGEPVTVPATVPTTRPTTTTTTYVAPTTTVSRTTSPLSTTTSTAPTTTTTNAPTTTTTPTTTTSTTTTTTPTTTSTTTTTTKTTTAHLQPAPLVVFVIQQVFVEALNDPQSPQFQELAVTITAVFDVIYKAKYGILFIRTIVIGFTPIFRSRMDAETQAEVQLVFSETSTQSVPEVTDISNTLKEAVTNPNITFGNLSVDVTTIIVKVPTTNANSTATVTPVITTSIITTTTTETTAVALTKVTVVFRSRGETFTSDLSNPSSQAFQSRALLIKTQVEPFYRSAFTSFNSLTVTEFSSGSIIDTMNLAFSSSSVPNSKEIGTVLINAAQNITAFNIDPSSVTVNGTAVTSSGVSSKTSLFTAFFLVVLSLLLSSQH is encoded by the exons AACATAATTTTCAAAGAATACATAAGATGAGTGTATACCAAGTTACATCAACAGCGCTCTTTCTAATGG TAGTGGTCATTACTATGAATCCTACATCCGCAACCAGTACAACAATCACTGATGCATCGACAAAAACTGATGAACCCACTACAACCGTAACTGATGCATCGActacaactggtgaacccactacaaccGTAACTGATGCATCGActacaactggtgaacccactacaaccGTAACTGATGCATCGACTACAACTGGTGAACCTACTACAACCATCACTGAGTCAtcaacaacaactggtgaacccactacaaccATCACTGAGTCATCAAAAACAACTGGTGAACCAAATACAACATTCATTGACGCAtcgacaacaactggtgaaccgcTACAACcgtcactaattcaccaccaacAACTGGTGAACCAACTAAAACCACCACTAAATCAACAAAATCAACTGGTGAACCAACTAAAACCACCACTAAATCAACAAAAACAACTGGTGAACCAACTAAAACCACCACTAAATCAACAAAAACAACTGCTGAACCAACTAAAACCACCACTAAATCAACAAAAACAACTGCTGAACCAACTAAAACCACCACTACATCAACAAAAACAACTGGTGAACCAACTAAAACCACCACTAAATCAACAAAAACAACTGCTGAACCAACTAAAACCACCACTACATCAACAAAAACAACTGGAGAACCATCTAAAACCTCCACTGAGTCAACGACAACAATTGGTGAACCCATTAAAATCGTTTTTGGGTCATCAACAACAACTGATGaacccactaccaccatcactggtTCATCCAGAACAACTGATGAAAACACTGCAACCGACAATGATGCATCGACAGAAACTGGTGAACCCAATACAACCATCAATGATTCAACAAAAACAACTAGTGAACCCACTACAACCATTACTGATTCatcaacaactggtgaacccaatACAACAACTACCAGTGAAACTGCTACAACCATCACTGGTGTTGTCGATAACAACGGATGCAGCTGCAACAGTCATTGATTCATCAACAATAACAGGTGAACTCACTCCAACCATCGTTGATGCATCGATAGTAACTAGTGAACCCACTGCAACCATCACtgattcatcaacaacaactgggGAACCAAATACATCCATCACTGAGTCATCAAAAGAAACTAGGCAACGCACTATAACATTAAGTGGATCAtcgacaacaactggtgaacaCACTACAAGAGTCCCTGCTGCGTCGACCACAACTGGGGAACCCACTACAATCGACATTGATGCATCAACAACTACTAGTGAAAACACAACAATGGTCAGTGCTGAATCGaaaacaactggtgaacccactacaaccATGACTGGTGTGTCAACAATAACGGTTACAGTTTCACCCACTACAAACATCACTGGTAGATTGACATCAACAGTTACAGCTGCACCCACTACAACTGTCATTGGAGCATCAATAACAACTGGTGAACTTACTTCAACTGTTATTGGTGTGttgacaacaactggtgaacccactacaacAGTCACTCGTGGGTCGACAACAACTAGTGGACCCACTACAACCATAACTGATTCATCAACTACAGCTGGTGAACTCACTACATCCATCACTGAGTCAACAaaaacaactggtgaacccactatGACCGTCACTGGTGTGttgacaacaactggtgaacgCACTACAATATTCACTGGTGTGTCGTCAACGAGTGGTGCATCAACAACTACTGGTACAGCTGCACCCACTACAACCGTCACTAGTGCATCAAATGCCACCACAACTACAATAGCTACTCCTGTCATCACTACTGCCATCATCACAGCCACAACAACTGCAACTACCGCTGTTGCAATCATTAGGTTGCCTGTGGTGTTCCGGTCCAGAGGAGAGACATTTACCTCTGATCTATCAAACCCATCATCTCAGGCCTTTCAAACCCGAGCATTACTGATTAAAACTCAG GTTGAACCTTTCTATCAATCAGCTTTCACGTCTTTCAACAGTTTGACTGTGACAGAATTCAG CTCTGGATCCATCATCAATACTGTAAATGTAGCATTCAGCTCCCCCTCTGTCCCTAATATCACGGAGATTGGCACTGTTTTGATAAATGCTGCCCAAAACATCACAGCTTTCAACATTGACCCCTCCTCAGTGACAGTCAACAGCACAG CTGCAGCCACAAAAATACTTACCAGTGCAATAACAACGAGTGGCTTATCGACAAgaactggtgaacccactacaaccGTCACCAGTGTGTCGACAATGAGTGGTGCATCAACAACTGCTGTTACAGCTGAACCCACTACAACTGTCAATGATGCAccgacaacaactggtgaacccaatACAACCATAACTgatacatcaacaacaacaactggtgaacccactgaAACCGTCACTGGTTCATTGAAACTAACTGGTGAATTCACTACAACCGTCACTGGTGTGTCGACAACAACTGACAAACCAACTACAACCATCACTGGTGTGTCGATAAAGTTTACAGCTGCACCCACTACAAACGTCACTGGAGCAtcaacaacaactggtgaacTTACTTCAGCCGTTGTTGGTGTGTCGACAACAAGTTACGAATCAACAACTACTGTTACTGCAGCACCCACTATAACCGTCACGGGTGTGTTGACAACAACAGGTGAACCCAATATAAACGCTACTGGTGCACCAAAAACTACTGATGAACCCACTACGACCATCACTCGTGTGTCGACAACAAGTGGTGAACCCCCTACATCCATCACTGGTGTGTCGACAACAACGTTTACAACTGTACCCATTACAAACGTAACTGGTGCAttgacaacaactggtgaactTACTTCAACTGTCATTGGTGTGTCGTCAACAAGTTATGCATCAACAATTACTGTTACTGCAGCACCCACAACAACCGTGtcgacaacaactggtgaacccactacaaccGTGTCGACAACAACTGTTGAACCCACTGCAACCGTTACTGGTGCAttgacaacaactggtgaacccagaACAACCATTACTGGTGTGTCggcaacaactggtgaacccactgcAACCATCACCGGTGTGTTGACAACAACGGTTACAGCTGTACCCATTACAAACATAACAGGTGCATTGACAACAACTGGAGAACTCACTTCAACCGTCACTGGGGTATTGACAAGAACTGGTGAACCCAGAACAACCGTCACTGTGGTGTCGACAACAAGTGATGCATCAACAACTACATTTACTGCAGCACCCACTACAACCGTCATGGGTGTGTTGAcgacaactggtgaacccactacaaccGTCGATGGTGTGTCGACAACAACTGATGAACCAATTACAACTATCAGTGGTGTGTTGATAACAAAGTTTACAGCTGCACCCATTACAAACGTCACTGGAGCATCAACAACTGGTGAACTTACTTCAACTGTCATTGGTGTGTCAACAACAAGTGAAGCATCAACAACCACTGTTACTGCAGCACTAACTACAACTGTCACTGGTGTGtcaacaacaactggtgaacccactgcAAACATCACCGGTGTGTTGACAACAACGGTTACAGCAGTACCCATTACAACTGTCACGGGTTTGtcgacaacaactggtgaacccactacaaccatcactggtgtgtcgacaacaactggtgaacccactgcAACCCTCACCGGTGCATCAACAACTAATACTACAGCTGCACCCATTACAACTCTCACTGATGCATCAACAACAATGGTTACAGCTGTATCCATTTTAACCGTAACTGGTGCTTTGACAACAACGGTTAGAGCCGCAGCCACTACAGCCGTCACTGGTGTGTCGACACCAAGTGATGCACCAACAGCTACTGTTACTGCAGCACCCACTACAACCGTCATGGGTGTGTTGAcgacaactggtgaacccactacaacATTAACTGGTTCATCGACAACTACTAGTGAACCCACGACAGCCGTTACTGGTCCATTGACAACATCTGGTGAACCCACTACCACAATCACTGGTGTGTCGACAACAATGGTTACAGCTGTACCCATTACAACCGTAACTGGTGCATTGACAAGAGCGATTACAGTGGCTCCAAATACAACCATCACTGTTGTGCCGTCAACTACTGATGAACCCAATTCAACTGTCACTGGTGGGttgacaacaactggtgaacccactacaaccGTCACTGGTGCATCGACAACAACGGTTACAGCTGTACCCATCACATCAATAGGTGGTGCATTGACAACTGGAGAACTCCCTTCAACCGTCACTG CTGCTCTTGCAACAAGTACTGTTCCTCCTACAACTTCTGTTACAACCCCTGTGGCTGGTACTACCACCACAACAACTGGAGAACCTGTTACTGTTCCGGCTACCGTTCCTACAACTAGGCCCACAACTACAACCACTACATACGTGGCCCCCACAACTACAGTGTCAAGGACAACATCACCACTGTCAACAACTACCAGCACAGCTCCAACTACCACAACAACCAACGCACCAACCACTACTAcaacacctactactactactagtacaaccactactacaacacctactactactagtacaacaacaactacaactaaaaCAACAACTGCACATCTCCAACCTGCTCCACTGGTGGTTTTCGTCATACAACAAGTGTTTGTAGAAGCTTTAAATGACCCTCAAAGTCCACAATTCCAAGAACTTGCAGTAACTATTACTGCAGTG TTTGATGTGATCTACAAAGCAAAATATGGGATCCTTTTCATCCGGACAATTGTTATTGGATTCAC ACCTATTTTCCGTTCTCGTATGGATGCAGAAACACAGGCGGAGGTCCAGCTAGTGTTCAGTGAGACCTCCACTCAATCTGTCCCTGAGGTTACTGACATTAGCAATACACTGAAAGAGGCTGTGACCAATCCAAACATTACCTTTGGCAACCTCTCTGTGGATGTTACCACCATCATTGTTAAAG TGCCCACCACAAATGCCAACTCAACTGCAACGGTAACTCCTGTCATCACTACTTCCATCATCACAACTACAACCACTGAAACTACCGCTGTGGCACTCACTAAGGTGACTGTGGTGTTCAGGTCCAGAGGAGAGACATTTACCTCTGATCTATCAAACCCATCATCTCAGGCCTTTCAAAGCCGAGCATTACTGATTAAAACTCAG GTTGAACCTTTCTATCGATCGGCTTTCACCTCTTTCAACAGTTTGACTGTGACAGAATTCAG CTCTGGATCCATCATTGATACTATGAATTTAGCATTCAGCTCCTCCTCCGTCCCAAATTCCAAGGAGATTGGCACTGTTTTGATAAATGCTGCGCAAAACATCACAGCTTTCAACATTGACCCCTCCTCAGTGACAGTCAACGGCACAG CTGTGACCTCAAGTGGAGTAAGCAGCAAGACCAGTCTCTTCACAGCATTCTTTCTGGTGgttctgtctctgctactgtcaagCCAGCATTAG